One region of Cottoperca gobio chromosome 19, fCotGob3.1, whole genome shotgun sequence genomic DNA includes:
- the kcnj2a gene encoding inward rectifier potassium channel 2a — translation MGSVRASRYSIVSSEEDGMKLATMAVPNGYGNGKSKVQTRHQPQSRFVKKDGHCNVQFINVSEKGQRYLADIFTTCVDIRWRWMFIIFCLAFLLSWLFFGCIFWLVAIFHGDLENSSTKCVSNVSSFTAAFLFSIETQTTIGYGYRYVTDECPVAVFMVVFQSIVGCIIDAFIIGAVMAKMAKPKKRNETLVFSHNATVAMRDNKLCLMWRVGNLRKSHLVEAHVRAQLLKSRTTAEGEYIPLDQMDIDVGFDSGVDRIFLVSPITIVHEIDEDSPFYDMSKQDLENSEFEIVVILEGMVEATAMTTQCRSSYVAGEILWGHRFEPVLFEEKNYYKVDYSRFHKTYEVPSTPLCSARDFAEKKYIISNSNSFCYENEMALENKEDTDEGNGGSVGPDGTQTDNISETEHSQATVPLEPRPLRRESEI, via the coding sequence ATGGGAAGCGTGCGAGCCAGCCGCTACAGCATTGTGTCATCAGAGGAGGACGGCATGAAGCTTGCCACTATGGCAGTACCAAACGGCTACGGGAATGGCAAGAGCAAGGTGCAAACGAGGCACCAGCCGCAAAGCAGATTTGTAAAGAAAGACGGTCATTGCAACGTGCAGTTCATCAACGTGAGTGAGAAAGGTCAGCGGTACTTGGCTGACATCTTCACTACGTGCGTGGACATCCGCTGGAGGTGGATGTTCATCATCTTCTGCCTCGCCTTTCTCCTGTCGTGGCTGTTCTTTGGCTGCATCTTCTGGCTGGTGGCCATCTTCCACGGGGACTTAGAAAATAGCTCCACGAAGTGCGTCTCCAACGTGAGCAGCTTCACCGCCGCCTTCCTGTTCTCCATTGAGACTCAAACTACTATTGGCTACGGCTACAGATACGTGACAGACGAGTGCCCTGTCGCTGTCTTCATGGTGGTTTTCCAAAGCATCGTGGGCTGCATTATTGATGCCTTCATCATTGGCGCTGTCATGGCAAAGATGGCAAAACCCAAGAAGAGGAATGAAACTTTGGTTTTTAGCCATAATGCCACAGTGGCCATGAGGGACAACAAGCTCTGCCTGATGTGGCGTGTGGGGAATTTAAGGAAGAGCCATCTGGTTGAGGCACATGTGCGGGCGCAGCTTCTGAAATCCCGGACAACAGCAGAGGGGGAGTACATCCCCCTCGACCAGATGGACATAGATGTGGGCTTCGACAGCGGAGTCGACCGCATCTTCCTGGTCTCCCCCATCACCATCGTCCACGAGATCGACGAGGACAGCCCCTTCTACGACATGAGCAAACAGGACCTGGAGAACTCAGAGTTTGAAATTGTGGTCATCCTGGAGGGCATGGTCGAGGCAACCGCAATGACCACGCAGTGCCGCAGCTCCTACGTCGCCGGCGAGATCCTCTGGGGCCATCGGTTTGAGCCTGTGCTATTCGAGGAGAAGAACTACTATAAGGTGGACTACTCCCGCTTCCATAAGACATACGAGGTGCCGAGCACCCCTCTGTGCAGCGCCAGAGACTTTGCAgagaaaaaatacattatttcaaaCTCCAACTCCTTCTGCTATGAAAATGAGATGGCGCTGGAGAACAAAGAGGACACGGACGAGGGGAACGGGGGCAGCGTTGGGCCAGACGGCACCCAGACAGACAACATCTCCGAGACTGAACACAGCCAAGCCACGGTGCCGCTGGAGCCCCGGCCTCTGAGACGAGAATCAGAAATATGA